The DNA segment GGAAGTTCCAGACCTGATCCATTGCCGGTTACCTCGTCGCCCGGATGATGCTGAGGACCCATCAACACTCGTGATGATCTCCATGGAGGAGGACCGGCCTGTGAAACCGACGATGCGGCGGTCGGCATCATGGAATGCCTGAATGCGTGGGCAGTTGTTTCTAAAGAAAATTCATTGTCAAATGTTATATAGATAATTTGTGATTTGTTCAGACTACAAATCACTATGTAAAAAAAGCTCAAGAGTGACGAGTTATAATTGTTATGAGACCGTCCcctgaacgcgtcactgatgaccaatCATAAATGACAGGTaaagacctatcactaatgaaatcattagtgacggatcaaatcttaacccgtcacttatgaaggtTATAAGTGATCCgccacttattacaagtcataagtgacaggtcacagttatgacccattACTTATAACTGATAGGCAGTTTTCGCGTTTTTTGACGaaactttgactaataatatcttaaaacatatattatttcaaacttatcacatattataaaaatatatttcatgatgaatctaagTAATACCAACCTAAAAAAATATGACTTAGGACAAACCTAAATTAACATATATGGAATACGAGGGAGTACAACTAAAACTGCAACCCGGCTTTGCACAGTAATTTAGTACCAAGGATTTATCTCGTAGACGTGGAATAAATAACAAGTGCACAGTAATTAAGACCCAAAGTAACTTTCGAGTATCGAGAAGCCACGCAAACGTCAGGGCATTAGCCAAAATAACAATACGGATGCATGGTGAGGTCTACGGCCTTAAACTAATACATGAGGTCTATGATTCCATCGTCGCACCACTATGCACATCGGCCTAGTATTTTCTCATCCCATCAGCATCAACACCAAGCTTCCTGTCCGATGGCAGTGTAGCCCTAAGCTTCTTAAGCCTCTATCTTCCTTTCTTCGTAACCCTTTCCGACTCCTCCAGCACCTCTTGCAACTCCGGAACTTCTCTGGCCCTTTCTTTAGCCTCCTTAACCAAAGCATCCAACTCTCGGAGCTTTATAACTTTAGTTTGATGGACTTTGACTGCTCTATTGTAAATCATCATGAAATTGTCCTTAATAAGCTGTTTATCATATTTCCCTTTTCCACCGTATATCTTCACCAGATCCTCTTTTGAGAACTCCTGAAATGAACACAGTTGTTGCTTAAATGGCAAGTTCCATCATATAGGGTAGTAAAAACCACATTACAAAATATTAGCAAGATGATTAAACCTGATTAGGACCAGATGAATGTTCGTTTGTACACATGAGCAAAAGAGCTGTCACATATTTCAATGCATCCCAATCCTGAGTGTCGATGCCTTCCTTCTCGAGAACACTAGTCAAATGCAAGCACTCAAGAAGTTCCTTGTTAATTTCAAGACAGTGATACACGAAGCAAGCTGTTTCTGCAATCTGTCCATTAACCTGGATACAATGACATAAGATCAACAATGGAATAGAAATTGAGAGGGGAAGACTTCCATAACAATGATATGAAATACATggatgaataaaaaaatttcgAGTTGAATAGTCAGCTTAGCATATAGTAGGTATGAGGTTTCAATGCAATGTAAACTTCATGGATTACAGGGGAACGAACAATCACAGAGTAAATGACAGGGTGCAGTACATTTCGTGTTACACATCAGTAAAGGCAAACAGTGAGCCCACCAGTTCTTGTTTGATGTCAAAATTAAGATTTTGCAAGAACATTTGTAATCCTTGGCTCCTATGCTTGCTGTCCTCCTCACTCAGCTCTAATTCCTCTTTAGGAACTACGGTATGCAGGAGGTTTTTCAGGCCCCACATCACTTCCAAGACAGCCTCGTCGTAGCGGCAGGCAATATTCTGCAAAAGACACATCAAAATTTGAATGGTCATTGATGTATTTCGcacaagcagaagcaaaaaaaagGGAGCTTACGCTGACCAGTTCTTTTTCAATAATGAGTTTATGCTCAAGCTTTCCAACAACAAGTATCTCCCCAAACCACCATTTTTTGATCATCCTGGCGAGGCGTCCATCAataccagaactaggattaatGGCATCCGACTTGTTCTCGAACTTCTGGAATTCCAACAGAAAGACTACCTGGCAAAGAAATGCAGAATTATGAGCATGATAAAGAAAGGGAAAATTTGTCAAAGGCTACTCAGTAGGTTTCTTCACCAACTATTTCGCACTGCAAAGTGAATCCGTTCAAACAATTTGTGCCAGTACAAGTTATTATTTTCTATTCCTAATTTTTGGGAAGATTTCTTGGCATTTCTTTGTGAAGATCATCACCTTTCCAAAATTATCTAAACGCTCCACTTTTCTCTCAGCTTTAACTAAGATAATCTTGTACAGCTGTACTAGATCATGACATTTGAGGTGTCCACTTTTGTGGAtacagataaataaataaacttcTTGCAATATGGTGCATGGAAATTATACGCTCACAGGAATTGG comes from the Phragmites australis chromosome 22, lpPhrAust1.1, whole genome shotgun sequence genome and includes:
- the LOC133905177 gene encoding uncharacterized protein LOC133905177, whose translation is MIKKWWFGEILVVGKLEHKLIIEKELVSNIACRYDEAVLEVMWGLKNLLHTVVPKEELELSEEDSKHRSQGLQMFLQNLNFDIKQELVNGQIAETACFVYHCLEINKELLECLHLTSVLEKEGIDTQDWDALKYVTALLLMCTNEHSSGPNQEFSKEDLVKIYGGKGKYDKQLIKDNFMMIYNRAVKVHQTKVIKLRELDALVKEAKERAREVPELQEVLEESERVTKKGR